DNA sequence from the Deinococcus seoulensis genome:
GTGTTCTACCTCAACGCCCGCATGAGCGCGCGCGGCATCCCGCAGATCGCCGCGATCATGGGCAACTGCGTGGCGGGCGGCGCGTACCTGCCCGTCATGTGCGACACCCTGATCATGACCGAGGGCTCGGGGCTGTACCTCGCCGGACCCGCGCTGGTGAAGGCCGCCATCGGGCAGGTCGTGGACAGCGAGGACCTCGGCGGGGCGGGCATGCACGCCTCTATCGCCGGGACCGTGGACTACAAGGAACCCGACGACGCCGCCGCATTGAGGCGCATCCGCGCGCTGGCCGACCTGTACGCGCAGGGCGACCCCGCCCCGTTCGCTAGGCGCCGCCGCGAGACGCTGCCCGCCCCGGAACGCGACCTCACGGACCTCGTCGGTTTCGACGGCAGCAGGACGTACGACGTGCGCGACCTCATCACCGCTCTGGTGGACGGTGGCGAGTTCCACGAGTTCAAACCCGAGTACGGCGAGACCCTCGTGTGCGGCTTCGCCCGCGCCGGGGGCTACCCCGTGGCGTTCGTGGCGAACCAGCGCACGGTCATCAAGAAGAAACTCAAGAGCGGCGGCGAACCCGGCCTGCGTACCCGCATCGAGGTCGGCGGCGTCATCTACGGCGACAGCGCCGACAAGGCCGCCCGCTTCATCATGGACGCCAACCAGGCGGGCGTGCCCCTCGTGTTCCTGAGCGACGTGACCGGCTTCATGGTCGGCCGCGACAGCGAACAGGAGGGCATCATCCGGCGCGGCGCGAAACTCGTGAACGCCGTCAGCAACACCGTCGTGCCCAAGATCACCATCATCACCGGCGGCAGCTTCGGTGCGGGGAACTACGCCATGAACGGCAAGGCCTACGCCCCCCGCTTCCTGTTCGCGTGGCCCAGCGCCAAATACGCCGTCATGAGCGGCAACGCCGCCGCCAAGACCCTCCTCGACATCCAGCTCGCTGCCCTGAAACGCAGCGGCCACCAGCCCGACGACGAGGAACTCCAGCGCCTCTACGACGAGGTCAAGAGCAAGTACGACACCGAACTCGACCCCCGCTACGCCGCCGCCCGCCTCTGGGTCGACGAGATCATCCCCCCCAACGACACGCGCGACCGCCTCATCCGCGCCCTCGAAGCCTGCGCCCAGAACCCCCACCA
Encoded proteins:
- a CDS encoding acyl-CoA carboxylase subunit beta; translation: MTQPDTSAPPAPPIQTPWADALARLDTDRARVHAGGGAKAQQRQHDKNRLTARERIRQLIDDQTPFDELMTFAGWEMYQDVGGCPSGGTVTGIGTIQGRPWMIIANDATVKAGAFFPITAKKVIRAQTIALENHLPVVYLVDSAGVYLPMQDEIFPDQDDFGRVFYLNARMSARGIPQIAAIMGNCVAGGAYLPVMCDTLIMTEGSGLYLAGPALVKAAIGQVVDSEDLGGAGMHASIAGTVDYKEPDDAAALRRIRALADLYAQGDPAPFARRRRETLPAPERDLTDLVGFDGSRTYDVRDLITALVDGGEFHEFKPEYGETLVCGFARAGGYPVAFVANQRTVIKKKLKSGGEPGLRTRIEVGGVIYGDSADKAARFIMDANQAGVPLVFLSDVTGFMVGRDSEQEGIIRRGAKLVNAVSNTVVPKITIITGGSFGAGNYAMNGKAYAPRFLFAWPSAKYAVMSGNAAAKTLLDIQLAALKRSGHQPDDEELQRLYDEVKSKYDTELDPRYAAARLWVDEIIPPNDTRDRLIRALEACAQNPHQEEFRVGVFQV